The Providencia sp. PROV188 genome includes a region encoding these proteins:
- a CDS encoding metal ABC transporter substrate-binding protein — protein sequence MTNCLFRLSTLLRTTFIALAAVLFVSQPALAKKFKVVTTFTIIQDIAQNVAGDAAIVESITKPGAEIHGYQPTPKDIMKAYDANLILWNGMNLEVWFQRFFENLKDVPAVVVTEGIEPMPIREGEYKDNPNPHAWMSPANAQIYIENIRKALVKYDPENADIYNANAKKYSQEIAALDAPLRERLNRIPEDKRWLVTSEGAFSYLTKDYGFKEVYLWPINAEEQGSPMQVKKVIDTVREHNIPVVFSESTISDKPALQVSKETGAKYGGVLYVDSLSTAEGPVPTYIDLLNTTVDTIAKGFSQ from the coding sequence ATGACAAACTGTTTATTCCGATTATCAACGCTATTACGTACCACATTCATTGCATTAGCTGCCGTTTTATTTGTCAGCCAACCTGCTTTGGCTAAAAAATTTAAAGTGGTCACCACATTTACTATAATACAAGATATTGCTCAAAATGTAGCCGGTGATGCCGCAATTGTCGAATCCATCACTAAACCGGGTGCAGAAATCCACGGTTATCAACCGACACCAAAAGATATTATGAAAGCCTACGATGCTAACCTTATCTTATGGAACGGAATGAATCTGGAAGTTTGGTTCCAGCGTTTCTTTGAAAACCTTAAAGATGTGCCTGCAGTTGTCGTCACTGAAGGCATTGAACCTATGCCAATCCGTGAAGGGGAATATAAAGATAATCCTAATCCTCACGCTTGGATGTCACCTGCTAACGCACAAATTTATATCGAAAATATCCGTAAGGCGCTGGTGAAATATGACCCAGAAAACGCCGACATTTATAATGCTAACGCGAAAAAATATTCCCAAGAAATTGCGGCGCTTGATGCACCTTTACGTGAACGTTTAAATCGTATTCCTGAAGATAAGCGTTGGTTAGTGACCAGTGAAGGCGCATTTAGCTACCTCACTAAAGATTATGGCTTTAAAGAAGTCTATTTGTGGCCAATCAATGCTGAAGAGCAAGGCTCACCAATGCAAGTTAAAAAAGTGATTGATACAGTTCGTGAACACAACATTCCCGTTGTTTTCAGCGAAAGTACCATTTCAGACAAGCCAGCTCTGCAGGTCAGTAAAGAAACTGGCGCGAAATACGGCGGAGTATTATACGTCGACTCGCTATCAACCGCTGAAGGCCCTGTACCAACATACATAGATCTGCTGAACACAACCGTCGATACTATCGCAAAAGGATTTTCACAGTAA
- a CDS encoding manganese/iron ABC transporter ATP-binding protein has protein sequence MSHTNQFEHPTLVVDDATVTYNNGHTAIYDASFNIHGGSICALVGVNGSGKSTLFKTIMGLVTPSSGSVTLNDQPIKAALKENVIAYVPQTEEVDWNFPVLVSDVVMMGRYGKMGFFRIPKKEDKEAVKMALERVDLAGLEHRQIGELSGGQKKRVFLARALAQQGKVLLLDEPFTGVDVKTENAIIDLLRSLRDEGHLILVSTHNLGSVPEFCDHVILINRTVLASGPTETTFTQRNLQKAFGGVLRHINLSGQELHDDDDPRSVTVITDDERAAVFYGHDHDAPVRKNQPKESE, from the coding sequence ATGAGCCATACAAATCAATTTGAACATCCGACTCTGGTTGTTGATGACGCAACTGTCACTTACAACAATGGTCATACCGCGATTTATGATGCAAGTTTCAATATTCACGGTGGCTCCATTTGCGCCCTTGTGGGCGTGAACGGAAGTGGTAAATCAACACTGTTTAAAACCATTATGGGATTAGTCACACCATCGTCTGGTAGTGTGACCCTCAATGATCAGCCGATTAAAGCGGCATTAAAAGAGAATGTGATTGCCTACGTTCCACAAACAGAAGAAGTGGATTGGAATTTTCCAGTGCTAGTTTCTGATGTGGTGATGATGGGGCGTTATGGCAAAATGGGCTTCTTTCGTATTCCTAAAAAGGAAGACAAAGAAGCCGTAAAAATGGCTTTAGAACGCGTAGATTTAGCGGGTTTGGAGCATCGCCAAATTGGTGAACTTTCTGGTGGTCAGAAAAAACGGGTGTTTTTGGCTCGCGCCCTCGCCCAGCAAGGTAAAGTTCTATTACTCGACGAACCCTTTACAGGGGTCGATGTAAAAACAGAAAATGCCATTATTGACCTACTCCGCAGTCTGCGCGATGAAGGTCATTTAATTCTAGTCTCAACCCATAACTTGGGAAGTGTGCCTGAATTTTGTGACCATGTGATTTTAATAAACCGCACAGTGTTGGCGAGTGGTCCAACAGAAACCACCTTTACTCAGCGTAATCTGCAAAAAGCATTTGGTGGCGTACTACGTCATATTAACCTGTCTGGTCAAGAGCTTCACGACGATGATGACCCACGCTCTGTCACGGTAATTACTGATGATGAACGCGCCGCCGTCTTCTATGGTCACGATCACGATGCACCGGTTAGAAAAAATCAGCCTAAGGAATCTGAATGA
- a CDS encoding metal ABC transporter permease → MIELLLQPFEYNFMVKAIWVSAIVGAVCAFLSAYLMLKGWSLMGDALSHSVVPGVAGAYALGLPYAAGAFFTGILAALAMTFVKHLTRLREDAVIGFIFSTFFAAGLLIVSLNPTSVNVQSIIFGNILGIADADVLQVEIIIAVSFIVLMCLWKDLLAVFFDESHARSIGLNPLRLKIIFFTLLSACTVAALQTVGAILVIAMVVTPGATAYLLTDKFKTLLIISVSIGTATSAIGAYLSYFLNGATGGLIVTFQTVIFLLAFFFAPKHGLFASRRKARSEVADLHHRKQQGATHE, encoded by the coding sequence ATGATTGAGTTGTTACTGCAACCCTTTGAGTACAACTTTATGGTTAAAGCCATATGGGTGAGTGCCATCGTCGGAGCGGTGTGTGCTTTCTTATCAGCTTATTTAATGCTCAAAGGTTGGTCGTTGATGGGAGATGCCCTCTCCCACTCTGTTGTGCCCGGTGTGGCGGGCGCTTATGCGCTTGGATTACCTTACGCTGCGGGGGCTTTTTTTACAGGTATTCTCGCCGCCCTCGCCATGACATTTGTTAAACATCTCACCCGCTTACGGGAAGATGCCGTTATCGGCTTTATCTTTTCCACCTTTTTTGCGGCGGGGTTATTAATTGTTTCGTTGAACCCAACCTCAGTAAACGTGCAAAGTATTATCTTCGGTAATATTTTGGGGATCGCCGATGCTGACGTGCTTCAAGTCGAGATTATCATTGCCGTTTCATTTATTGTCCTGATGTGCCTATGGAAAGACTTACTGGCCGTGTTTTTTGACGAAAGCCATGCGCGTTCCATTGGCTTAAACCCACTACGCCTAAAAATCATTTTCTTCACCTTATTAAGCGCATGTACCGTTGCCGCACTGCAAACCGTTGGAGCGATATTGGTCATTGCGATGGTGGTTACGCCAGGTGCCACTGCCTATTTACTGACAGATAAATTTAAAACATTGCTGATCATTTCCGTCTCTATCGGTACTGCCACCAGCGCAATTGGTGCCTACCTCAGCTACTTTTTAAATGGGGCAACGGGCGGGCTAATTGTTACGTTCCAAACAGTAATTTTCTTACTGGCATTCTTCTTTGCTCCAAAACACGGGCTGTTTGCCTCTCGTCGCAAAGCCCGTAGCGAAGTCGCTGACTTGCATCACCGTAAACAGCAAGGAGCCACCCATGAGTGA